From the genome of Phoenix dactylifera cultivar Barhee BC4 chromosome 17, palm_55x_up_171113_PBpolish2nd_filt_p, whole genome shotgun sequence:
TGTATGCTAATGATCCAGCCTTTTACCATCCTCTTTTAATTAAAACTACAAATAATTGATCATCTGTAATTCTGCTTTCAAAGGTTATTTAGCAGTGCACTAAGATTTGATGCTCTAATATTATGCGGAAGCACTTCAAGAAGTCTTTTCAAAGAATCTGGTCTAATTAGAGGTTTCTAGCAGTCCAAATTGgtatttttcaagatttttgCTGTTCAGTCTTCTAAAATGCGTAGTCTTTGCTGTTAGCAACACCATCTAACTTGGGTAAGCTGAAAAATCTTGTTTGCATGGTCTTTTCATAGTCTTGGTCGAGGAAAGAAGTTTGTGCAACAGCTGTGATATCCTCAAATCAAATGTCTGAAGGAAATTCTCATTTTTGTTAACAATGGCCTTAGAGACTGTTTTTATTTGTCTGTTCTGTTTCTTGCAGACACAATTGGACTAAAATGGCCCTCATAAGATATGTTTCAATCATGTTGCTGCCTATAAAAACATTTCTGACCTTCCCAAATATCTTTCGCATGTAAACAAGCTTTAATTCCATCTCGAACTTGATGCAGGCCCTATACTTTGGCCACAATTGCAGGCTATTCTTTCAATGTTAACTGTAGAATATTAAGATGTGTCTTTTTTTGGGTTTGTATCAgaactaaaacaaaaatattatatatatgctGAAGAATACATTTGTAGATCTCATATAACTTTAATAAGATTATAAAGTATCAATCTTTCAGTGACCTGTTGTACtcatatcacaataaactgTAACATTGAATAATTTTCAGTCATAGTTATGCTTTAGCCTTGTGGTACGTGTAAATTTTTTGAGCTCTTTGTAAGTCACaaacttttgaatttttataGTTTTCAAATGATGCGACGTTATAAGGGTTTAGACATCAAGTTACAATTGACCAATTCATGTCCAGGCTTTAAGAAACATGTTGTTGGCTAGAAAGTTGGGATCTGTAGCATCTAATGGCATCACACAATAATTAATCTAacaatgtataaaatattaggGATACGTGGGATGTGTTAATGGCCTTTTCTTTTATATGTACATAGATTAGGCTTGCCTTTTAGTTGTTCATTCATGAATGTTACCCGGATACATAAGTTTTGCCTAAGTATCCGAACCTGATATTTAAACATTAAGATTGATATGACACTTAGACAAGCCTCCATAAGAAGCGACTTAGATATGATAGGGCCCGATGATTAGACATGCAGCCACACCTGAGACACCAAGCGAAATCCCAACATAGATTTTGAAAGGGAGTAGATGATGCATACGCATCAAATGCACTGAGTCATTTTAGGATTTCTAGAAGGATATAAAGGCATGGATAGGAATATAATTCTTTGATGGATGAGGCTATCGTGCTACATCTTGTATCAACAAAGTATCAAGGATTCCTAAGGAgggaatgaaaaagaaaataaggccGAGCGTCAAAATATGCATCTAATGGACTATGGTAATAAAAGTTCCATGACTGTAAACCAGGTTTTCAAGCGCCACACATGGAAGGTTGGCGGTTAGTTGTGGCCAAATTGCCAACCTTGCTCTTGACAGTtcagaaaaaaatcaaatatgttTCGGAGATGTTTTGGGGAAGACAAAACATTTTCCTATTTGAACAGAGCAGGCACACATGGTGCACATCTTAAGCTACCTTTTCATGATTGATATTTAGCTCATTGGAGCAACCGGATGGCTGTTGTTAACACCCGTGATCTCGTACAGGTTGGTTAACCTCATTTGGATTCTATCCCTTGTTTTGAGGTGGCCATTATTGAGTTTTTTAGTTGATAGAAACCTATTCAGAGTAGCATTTCTTGTACTACTAATACCATATGCTTCAAGACAGCTACTCTCATTTTTTTCCTGTTTGTTTTGTATGCCACCGGCCTCCTTTAACCTCCATTTATGCAGTTATTACAGATGTTTGCAAAATTTTTAGGAAATCTGTTAACCGGTTGTAGAAGCGAGCCGGCCCTTCACCGTTATTCATCTACCGAAGGTGACCTTCCATGACTCTTCAGGTTTGTCGAGCACACTGACTCTTCGTTAGGTCACTAACAAGTCATCTAGCTTAGGAAATTATGCCTTCGATGTGTTGCCGACATGTACTTAGTTTCAGACTCTTCTGATATTGGTTTTTGTCCTATTTCTGAGTTATAGGTTACTGCTTCATGCTCTCTTCTTGCTGTATCTACACCCCCATTGCTCTCCAGTCATCAACCATGAGGCTGCTCCTGCTGTTTGTTAGGGATGATTGGGGGCCTGGTTGGCCGTTAGTTGGGGATTGGGCTGGGTCCATATGTAACTCATGCATGTCTGGCCCCAACTCGGACCTAATTTGGGTTAGTAATCTGGGCCCTACGCATCCACAAAAAGGTTTCAGTGTAGCTGATGCTTTAGCTGGCTCAGCTGAATCATTTTTCACTTGGTCAATCACATTGGGACCAACTCAGTCCAAGCAGCTCGGGGATTTTAAGCACAATCATAGTTTATCTAAAGTTACTGCATTCCTGAATATAAAAATGCATCACTTTTCCCCATGGATGATAAATATGTTATGTATGTTTACAAATCCTTAATACTACGACGCAGTTCAATTCTTGAGCAAGTTTGTCAGTATTCCTTGTCCTGCTTGTTATAtgattctcttgaataataaatatatcataATAGGGAGGAATCACCACTTGCTATCATGTATGCTCTCATCTCTGCGATCAAATTTGAGTTTTATCAGATGCTGCTTATGTTGATGATCCTATTTATTGGTGTTTTATTCGACTTGTCTTTTAAAACTAAGTTCAAGAATCAAACCGAGCCAAAGAGCCACACTTGACAGCCTTCCATTTAGAAGGGGGAAAAAGCTTCCTGTTGGGCATCCTTGCTGTTTTTATGCTTTTGTCTCTGCAAATTAGTGAAGTATGACATGTAGATTGATGTCAAACACAGCATTTCCATAAAATTTCTGTTCTTCCTTATATATGTTTTCTCTCATTTTTGAGAGCATAATACCAAACGGCCCcttagtttttttaaaaaaaattgttgaagTAAGGGGAGGGGAAGTCTTCCTCACTAGGTAATAGGAACTAACATATCTACATCTTTCCTTGGACTGCAGAAGAATGTGAAAAGTTTttctcttgaaaaaaaaaagaacatgagAAGTTCACCATCCTAACCTCACAAGAACAAGAATCCTCTCCATCAAATCTCTTTCAGTTATTCCTTCTAAATTGAGGAAGATCTTCTTCAAAGAAAAACCTGGGTGAAGACAAGTTCGGTGGAACCTACACACCCTTTCCTCCAAGGCACAAAATTAAACAAACCATTCTCAATTTCATTAAACAAGTCAGAATCCAACAAGCAGTCGATGGAAGGTTTTTaataacgagagagagagagagagagaggggtgaagagagagaaaaaaaagaaaaaagaaaagagagaaaggagagcaAGATTacaaaaaacataaaaagaaaaagaaagccatTTCTtgattcttctcttcttcctgtgtctTCAGCCTTGCTGTGTCTGACCATGGAAGTATAGTTTGCAAGTTGAGAGCAGACCCTTCGAGCCGCACCCAATCAAACCAGTCCATCCTCTCCTCTCCAAGGATTTCGGAATACTCTGAACAGACCTTAAATGCAAATCTTTCCccaaatccaaatccaaatccaatccAATCCACTTCCATTTCTCCTACAAACCAACTCATTCCCATCGGTCCTTGCAGATGAGAAACCAAGCACCATCGATCAAAATTCCCTCCACAGAAGTCATCACCAACCAACACTGTacaaagaacaaaagaagggaaaaggaaAGCAGCCAGTCTCTCCCTCTCCACTCCAACTGCCATCTCCTTTGGatttcactactttcttctcctATATACACTACCAGTccattccttcattcattcctTCCCTTCTTTCATTTCTACCAGTACTTCTATGAGGAATAATACTGAAGGGGAAGAAGTATAGATGCCGACGGTGAGGAAAAGGAGTAGTAATACTCATCGGAGGAGCCGTCGGCCCAGACATTGGGGAATTCGTCCAGAAACTCCTCAGGGACGACGGGAGCTCGGCAGAGGGGGCAGGTGCGCTGGTCGTGCTCCACCCACCGGTCGAGGCAGCACCGGTGGAACACATGGCGGCAATTGCTCAGCCGCCGCACCTCCGCATCCCCCTCGAACTCGTGGAGGCACACCGCGCAGCTCTCCGGCATCTGGCGCCCGCCGCCTTCCTCCAGGACCAGGTCGTCGAACCGGAGCACCGGCAGGATCTCTCGGATCAGCTCGGCCGACACCGAATTGGATTCTAATTGGTGgggttgctgctgctgctgctgctgctggtggtGGGTGGTGGTGTCTAGCCATTGGGCATCGGAGTCgaggctgccgaggccgagggagTTGAAGGCCCAGGAGATGAAGCGCCTCAGGTGGcctaggaggaagagaaggtggAGGAGGAGCTTTGGGAGCTCGGAGTAGCCCATGGGGAACCCCATTTCAGAGCCAAAGCTAGAGGTCTCTTTAGACGCAGGGGAATGGGTGGacggagaaagaaagagagcgaGCGAGCTTGCGGCTGAGGGATCTCTAGGCCTTTCTTGGTGTCACACTTTGGAGTGCTGCTCTTGGCTTCCTTTTAAGCAAAGGAGAGCTATGGCAGCTACAGCTCATAAGGGCTGGGAGGGTGCAGAGATGTGACAGtggatttctctctctctctctctctcgttttcTCTACTTTCTCTGTGAGCCTTGAAAGCAGCCGGTGGTTTGGCCTCTTATACAGGGAGGGTCGTGAAGGCTGGGGCTGTCCCCTTCTTTGATGGGGGAATCCCATGTGATGATGTCTCTGGAGGGTAAACCAATGAGGTTGGTAGTTAATTGATTAATGATTCCAAACGTCATTTGTTTGCTGTGTGGCTGgacttatcttgtttaattttttCAAGGCATCTCTGAAAGGTTTTCCAAGACATTCACATTGGACCTTACAAGTTCTGTCTACTAATGCATGCATTCGAGCTGAAGGAAATGTGACATTTAAGCGTGTCGCGAAGATATTATTGCTTGATGAAGACACGCCGAGCGACAGAATCCAAGGATgcatgggaaaaaaaaaaaaacactataaTGATGAAAGATGGTGAAAAAACTTGTAGCTATAGTAAAATGTATTAGCTTAGATTGTAGGTTAGtgaaattaaatcctaacaaaagTTAGAAACTTTGGAAGTTATTGGGCAAAGGATTGACAAGGCATAGCACAAGAGGTTAGTGCATAGTGAGATTTATAGAGTTATTTCTGCATTTTTACCCTAAGGTGACGCTAAAGAGGCCTCTATGTTGATGTCTACCAATCTTTATTTAAAACTGTCTTTATGTTGATCATTTGTCGAATCGTAGGGTCCAGATGGATCGTATATATCCCAAAACGCGTAGCGATCGAATCTGACACGTGCTCATGCGTCCGAGTGCCGATAATCATTCCTGCGAACAACTCGATTAAGGGACGATCACGGTCCCTTTGTCATGACACCTAGAGGAATAATTTAGGATTCCATGTGACATAACCAAGCTCGAACCACATAAAAAAATTCATCCTTCTCCCTAGTAAGAAGACATAGCCCACATTTCCCAATAGAGTATGCAGGAATTAAGGACACATTTGTTTCATGGTAGAGAAATTAAATTATAAGCTAACAACGCCATGACAATTGTTGGCCGGTGGTTGCATCTCCCGCTCTGAGGAAGCTCTGACCAAACCATGTTATCATGATCTGGATTTCACGTTCCCCATTCCTCTCCTTTATGGTACAGACTAACGGCTAAATTGGACCCAGGTCCGTACCGGAGCCAGGCTAAGGCACTAAATATTGCAAGGAACTGAGCCCGAGCTGATCTGCTGCACTGGATTTTGTCCACTGGGTGACTTGGAGCCAACCCAAACCTCTCGATCTAATCCCACCTGAGAAAAGCTACAAGTATGTGGGACAAGGACAGGCCAAAACAATTGCAGACTGGTACGCAATAATGTGGTGTTTTGTTCCTTCTGGGTCATGCCCAACCTGGAATGCACCAAGCCAAGTTCTAGATCCAGGATGGGGAAGGGTGAAGTGGCTTGCTTAATTAGGGTTCTAGGTGCAGCCTATGCTGGATCTTGTATGGCTTTTGGATCCATGATTTAGGCTGAAATTCGACTCGCCCATATGATATATCTTGTTGGGTTGGGTTCCGGTTGGATGGATGGCACTTAGTCGAATTGTAGTtcgatatttttttataaattatgttttcaggaaagaagaagaatgctTTGTTTTATAGTGTTATTCGAATTCAAATACTCATATATGCACCACCTAGATCCAGCCTAGAATCTCATGCTGCTAGGCCGAGGAGTATTATAACCACTGAGACAACGCTAGTTCTTATTAGTCTTGTTAGAAGCATGATCTATGCAAGTAGTCCCAAAATCAGATATATAGGTCAGATCAATGGTCTCGCTGCCGGCCGATTAGTTTTTGTTGAGGGCTGGTTGGTTAAGATACATAGTCTAATGTTCTAATGCATTATTACCCTCATATAGTTGGATATCAAAGTGTAACAAGGTGAAcaattttcactttttttttttttgtttttttggtacaatggcgGCTCACATTCGACGACGGGTATGGATGCGGCCAACAAAGTCGGAAAACAAAAGGCTGTAAAGGAGCTCCGACACAGACACATGGTTCATTCAGATAAAACCCTTCGAGTGATAAGCAGCATCCAGTTAACAATTTTCACCTTGATACTTAAATTATTCAACTGAAAAACCGGAAATGAAGCACATTCATTCTCCACTTTGATCTAAAACGATGTAAAGCATTaacaatcttcttttttttaaaaaaaatctgtttTTGTTTGAATTGCATtggataaatggaattataaagTGTAGAGGGAGTTAGGTGACCATGAGTCATGACCAATTGTATGGTGCCCATGTTTAAAGGACAGGCAAGTATGGTAGAGGTTGGCCTTCTGTCCCCTGTTCAAATTTCCCCCCATATGAGAGAGAgggcaagagagagagggatgtgGGCGGTGTGGTCCTTGAAGCCTATAATATTGTGGCATGGGCCGAGCAGTAGCATTCCTCTCTGTCTTTCCCTCCGTCGGGTAACGAGCACAAGAGTATGGAGAGGTTGTCTCCCCTGTCTTCTGTGCTGCTTGGGTGCCAAAATCCAGGATAGGGTCCCGTGGTCCATTGACAGACCAATTCATTTGGACAAATGACCAGAGAAAACCTCTCCTTTATAAAAGGAAAGAGGTGCAGAAAGTGCCCTCAGTGCTGCCAAGTAAACCTATCTGTCTAATAATAATTGACAGCAGTGTATTTGTACATCTCATGACTCATGAGAAAAGTGGCACAACTatctagaaaaaaaatagaatttagaTCTCAACACCATGTCGAACTATTCTCTAAAGGAGAGCTTAAGAATtatcaaaaactgaaaaaaggGGGGAGCTTGTGATTTTAAGTCTATTTCCTTGTGGAAAACTAATAAAATCATGGTTGAAAATGACAAAAGCAGTTGGCCATATTTAAACTTTCAAGCAACTTCTGTTCATTATTATGATGGTGTCATGTGGCAGTCAGAATAGCCAAATTTTGGTAATGTTCATTTGTTTTAACTAATTCATTTGTTCCAAGATATTTGACATCATTAGTGCGTCTGCAGTGGCTATCATTGTACGTGAACAGCAGGCTGCTCAAAACCATGAAAGAGAGGCTCAAAATATCCTTTTCTTCAAAGGAAATATTCTTTAGCAATAACTGataaccttcttttttttttttcccccatcTCTTAGGCAAATGAACATTTTAATCTCTTCAATCTActatctcctcctccaaccatTCCTCTTAATCCGTCTCTTTAAACTTTGTATTACCTTTATTCTTTTAATGAAGTGGGTGGAATCTAActcctcctttttttaaaaaaataatatattttttacagAAAATTATGGTTCTTCATAACCACACAACCGTAAAATTCAAATGCATTCATGTCGTTAAACATATAtcaatttctatcaaattttaaTTCTTCAGCAACAAGAATTGGTGTAGGTGAGTATGCAAGTATTTATATTGTGTTATGTTGTTGCGTTCTTAACCTCTTTCTCCATATGGCAGAttgatcctctttttttttttctcaatatcAAGCCAAAGATTTGGTAGCTGGCTTGCAACCAAAGCTAATACACTTGTCACGCCTCATGTTGTTTATATTGCTATTGGAATTGTAGACATAGTTGGGACTAGTACCTTATGGTTGCCATCTAAATCACATCTTGCTTTTGAAAAGATAAAATGGTCCAAAAGATGGAAGATTCACAAATCTTCTTTCACTTATCATGACATTGGCTCACATTAACACGTAGTTCTCTCGAACACCTTCGCTTTACATCAAGGATGCATGAATTGCATATGGATGCCCATGCCGATGGCACGTGGCCTCGAGCATGCGCTTTGCCAgaaaagaaatggaagaaaGCAATGGAGCATTGGTGGTAGATAGCACTTTTGCAACAGAAGATGACAATGAGTATATAAAAATACAAAGGTCATGAAGAATGGGCAGGAGAGAAAAGCTGGGTAAGAGTATGATTGTAGAGGGGAACATGAGGGGTATGAGCACTATAGTATGTTGCTGAAGGAAAGGGACAGCCCCGAGTGGGTCATCAGTGTCGTTTCAACAAATACTTGACGCATGGCCGAATTAAGGGGAGGGGGCTGGGGAAATGGGCAGTTTGGGCCCGGGCGGACACGGGGCTTTTGGGGCTTTTTGGCGCGGGGCGAAGAGGTTTTCCCCGCGGCGCCCGTCCGCCAACGGCCGAAAGGAGTGGGCGGGCAGccctttattttatatattgctTGTTCCCATTGAATTTTGGGCTTAGAATTTAGAGGATTGGAGGGTGTGGGGAAGGTGGAGCTGTTCATGTTCTTCTTCCAAACATTTGGTAGGAGCCAAAGTAGGATTGGGTCCCAAAACTCAAgggttatttttatttttatttttttaatcaacaAGTGGGGCCTAATGGGATGGCCAAGGATATGTCACTCACTGAGTTAATTGAGAATGTGATATTTTTCCAAATAATAATGGTGTACTATTTTGAGATTCAAGATAGCAACCGTTGTAATATTTTCATGGTGCAAGCTCGATTTGAAATTAACTTTGAGCTTGCAATCAAGTTCGATTTGTTTACCATTATTTTGACCTTAGTTTAagcttaattttagatcaaatcaaatatgaGCTCAATCAAGCTACTTGATATTCCTGAGCTGAGTTGAAATCAATTCAAGCTTGATTTGAAGTATGGTTCAAAAAGTGAACTAATATTTGGTTAGTTCAAGAGTAAACAAATTGCGCATACTGAAATCTTAATAAAATGTTTCATAtagtatataataaataaaataaatatgtcgGAACCTTTTTCAAGTCGAGCCTAATCATGCTAGGTTATTTTTAGCTTGGCTTGAGATTACTTTAAAGCCTATTTTTCAAGTTCAAGATTCATTTATTGAACTTAAGCCAAACCCTCACAACCCAAGCTGCAAGCAAGCACAAAAAGATAAGATACATTTTTGTATTAATAGACACAAGAGAAttatattttctcaaaaaaaagcaatatattaatatattataaaggaAGGTAGATGCATGCTCTCATATCTACCACACATTGTTCAATTCATTTGACCTCtactttggatcttctcatatggTCCCCTTGCGATCTCCTTTTCATGGCTATCATGATATGGAatatatctttctttttctcccctcTTTTTGTCACATATCCCATGATTATTCAACTGGATCCATTGAATTTGGAGACTAGTGAATTCTGTGGTTCTCATGAGCCATGGGGACCAACTTTAGTGTTCTATCTTGGTAGCAACAGTTTCCATGAGAGCATGGTTCTACTCCTCGTGAATCACAGCTACTTCTGCCTGCATCTACTTTGATTACCAACATATGCGACCAATAATTTAGGAGTGAGATTGTGGCACTTAAATTTCAGGAGAGGTGTCAGCCAATGGGAACCAACTGCCAAGCCATGAAGAGCTGGGTGCAACTCAAGAggaagaaggtattatttgatcacAACTACACCACAAGTATTACCACATCCATGCATCCCTTGGAGTTTGGGCAGAGAACCCAACATGGAATCTCTATTTAACTATAATTTTGAGACCATCCATGGTTCCATTTCATCTTTGTTTTGAAGCAGAATAAGTTCTACATGCATCATTTTAAGATCATGTGCTTCCTCTTccctcaagaagaagaagaagaaaaataaaaatgaaagagaAATCCTTAAATAAAGCTGAAGATCTTGACAAGTAAACCATTGActtcttgcttcttttttttcatacTACCTTAATTCCTTAATAAAAATGAGCTTACCTCCTCATTTTCTTGGGATGGGGGGCCAAAAAAAGCTAAATTCAAGTTTGGCAAATAATATTCTTTACAAAATAATGAGATGGAAGACTTCAGAACCAGTTCTTTTCTTTGGTAGATCTAGAGGGAATACCTCTTTTGAAACATTCAACAAAGTAAAATCCTGCAAAACCTGTCCGAGCTAAGTTGTGAATCTTGATAAATCTCCAAGTTGTAAATTCATCACTATCCTCTATATACTTGATAAACAAATTTGCCACCCAGTCAACTTCCTTGAATGCATGAAATACTTGACACGCATAGTTTGCTATTATACCACTAAACCACCAGATCCTATCAGAACTCAGACAAGCATATAGTGTAGAGCATTAGCTGAATATCCCTATATGAGAGATTGACAGCAACTTTTAATGGCATTGTGATTACACATTGAAGATACGAAGCAAGTGagcagaaaaagaggaagaagagacgaTTCGATCAATAAGGTTGCACTTTgaagattaacatgcaaatagaAGTAAACTGTATTGAATAATCCTTCATCCGGTGGAGACAAttctcttaaattttttttattaatatattaaaaggCTACCATTTACAATATGATATGAATATTTATAGGATATGGTGCTTTAACCCTAATTCGGTTATTAAACTCGACAGAGAATCATATTTGAAATAAAACTCAACAATAAAAAAAcatatcagaattattctactacaaatatgaaaatttgatttttttcgtTGTTTTGCATGATCTAGCTGATTATAATACTATACCCGCTCATAAGCTTGCTCAAAGTCTCACGGGTTGACCTATTTTTATCTCTTGGTGTCAC
Proteins encoded in this window:
- the LOC103712215 gene encoding probable E3 ubiquitin-protein ligase RHA1A, giving the protein MGFPMGYSELPKLLLHLLFLLGHLRRFISWAFNSLGLGSLDSDAQWLDTTTHHQQQQQQQQPHQLESNSVSAELIREILPVLRFDDLVLEEGGGRQMPESCAVCLHEFEGDAEVRRLSNCRHVFHRCCLDRWVEHDQRTCPLCRAPVVPEEFLDEFPNVWADGSSDEYYYSFSSPSASILLPLQYYSS